In the genome of Candidatus Buchananbacteria bacterium CG10_big_fil_rev_8_21_14_0_10_42_9, one region contains:
- a CDS encoding serine hydrolase: MQNEEFSAQLQNLLKTSGARHAALLVERGGKTVCSMNIRASTASPFLIASITKVITATAVMVLVDQGAVSLDDSIKKYLPEPAQVNADKITIRHLLTHTSGLPRHVPDNVDIRKRQGTLRDFYESATNAPLIFNPGSRYSYSNVGYLLLRQLVERVSNKSLGDFTLNHIFMPLGMTGAAYGLGYNKLRETVMCELDSMKAYAGTEADEAWNWNSQYWRSLGAPWGGVIASARDMIKFMTSFLTLDKHPVLSRSSAQAMLTNQLERLEKKQGLGFNLDSSSFPVSAGTSVFGHSGATGVTTWAHVESGVVFVIFTSRPYSLSKDTIIKPISKLVFDEFCQVG, encoded by the coding sequence ATGCAAAATGAAGAGTTCTCAGCACAATTGCAAAACCTTTTAAAAACATCAGGAGCTCGGCATGCCGCTTTGTTGGTGGAGCGTGGCGGCAAAACTGTTTGCTCAATGAATATTAGAGCTTCAACAGCCAGCCCGTTTCTGATTGCCTCTATTACTAAGGTCATTACAGCAACTGCGGTAATGGTTCTAGTTGATCAAGGCGCCGTTTCGCTGGATGATTCAATTAAAAAGTATCTGCCTGAACCAGCACAAGTCAATGCCGACAAGATTACGATTCGACACCTGCTTACGCACACTTCAGGTTTGCCTCGCCATGTACCGGATAACGTGGACATACGTAAACGCCAAGGTACCTTACGAGATTTTTACGAAAGTGCAACGAATGCACCTTTAATATTTAATCCGGGTAGTCGATATAGTTATTCAAATGTTGGTTATTTGTTGCTCAGGCAGTTAGTTGAACGAGTGAGCAACAAATCTTTAGGCGATTTTACCCTGAATCATATTTTTATGCCGCTTGGGATGACTGGCGCAGCTTATGGGCTTGGCTATAATAAATTAAGGGAAACGGTCATGTGTGAGCTTGATTCAATGAAAGCCTATGCCGGCACAGAAGCCGATGAAGCCTGGAATTGGAATAGCCAGTATTGGCGCAGCTTGGGCGCACCATGGGGAGGCGTGATTGCTTCAGCGAGGGATATGATTAAATTTATGACCTCTTTTTTGACGTTGGATAAACATCCGGTATTAAGTAGGTCTTCGGCACAAGCGATGCTCACTAACCAGCTAGAAAGGTTGGAGAAAAAACAAGGCTTAGGCTTTAATCTTGATTCCAGCAGCTTTCCGGTGTCGGCTGGCACAAGCGTTTTCGGCCACAGCGGGGCAACCGGCGTTACGACTTGGGCTCACGTGGAATCGGGCGTGGTTTTTGTGATTTTTACGAGCCGTCCTTATTCTTTATCAAAAGATACTATCATCAAGCCCATATCTAAGCTAGTGTTCGACGAGTTTTGCCAGGTGGGCTAA